In Rattus rattus isolate New Zealand chromosome 3, Rrattus_CSIRO_v1, whole genome shotgun sequence, one genomic interval encodes:
- the Taf9 gene encoding transcription initiation factor TFIID subunit 9 has translation MESGKMASPKSMPKDAQMMAQILKDMGITEYEPRVINQMLEFAFRYVTTILDDAKIYSSHAKKPTVDSDDFRFAIQCRADPSFTSPPPRDFLLDIARQRNQTPLPLIKPYSGPRLPPDRYCLTAPNYRLKSLQKKAPTPAGRITVPRLSVGSVSSRPSTPTLGTPTPQAMSVSTKVGTPMSLTGQRFTVQMPASQSPAVKASIPATPAVQNVLINPSLIGSKNILITTNMVSQNTANESANALKRKREEEDDDDDDDDDDYDNL, from the coding sequence ATGGAGTCTGGCAAGATGGCGTCTCCCAAGAGCATGCCGAAAGACGCACAGATGATGGCACAAATCCTGAAGGATATGGGGATTACAGAGTATGAGCCAAGAGTTATAAATCAGATGCTGGAGTTTGCCTTCCGATATGTGACCACAATTCTAGATGATGCTAAAATTTACTCAAGCCATGCTAAGAAACCTACTGTTGATTCAGATGATTTCCGGTTTGCAATCCAGTGCCGGGCTGACCCGTCTTTCACTTCTCCTCCCCCGAGagattttttattagatattgcaAGGCAAAGAAATCAAACCCCTTTGCCTTTGATCAAGCCATATTCAGGTCCTAGATTGCCACCTGATAGATACTGCTTAACTGCTCCAAACTATAGGCTTAAGTCTTTACAAAAAAAGGCACCTACTCCTGCAGGAAGAATAACGGTTCCAAGGTTAAGTGTTGGTTCAGTTTCTAGTAGACCTAGTACTCCCACACTAGGCACACCAACTCCACAAGCCATGTCTGTGTCAACTAAAGTAGGCACTCCAATGTCCCTCACAGGGCAGAGGTTTACAGTACAGATGCCTGCTTCCCAGTCCCCGGCTGTAAAGGCTTCCATTCCTGCAACACCAGCAGTTCAGAATGTTCTTATTAATCCATCATTAATTGGGTCCAAAAACATTCTTATTACTACTAATATGGTGTCACAAAATACAGCCAATGAGTCAGCAAACGCACTCAAAAGAAAAcgtgaagaagaagatgatgacgatgatgatgatgatgatgactatgaTAATTTGTAA